The following are encoded together in the Maridesulfovibrio frigidus DSM 17176 genome:
- a CDS encoding DEAD/DEAH box helicase: MLINISKDLTLSDIPSALVDEIKESLTLMNPAFVNAMKYGRNARRIKKHIKMYTGDSKGRLHCPRGFGIELHKLAKEAGEDIIYEDNRRELEPVDFVFKGELRPYQQEALQSFSLPTQGVLEAGTGAGKTIMALALIAERKQPCLVIVHTKELLLQWVERARQFLGIEVGQVGNGKFNIQPFTVATIQTARNRLEKLTPVFGHVVVDECHRAPASTFQEVVTSFDAKYLTGLSATPYRNDGLDRMIDMSLGNVVHRVDPELLRETGAILKPEIHTVNTAFSFVGDPSNQYPLMMTAIAEDYDRNSLIAGCVIGELEQNSGTLLLVADRTAHLDALAGILEVQGVSVSVLTGKTPAGEREAIVENLNAGKIKVLASTASLIGEGFDCSGLSTLFLCSPIKSKGRLVQIIGRILRPADGKRPRLYDFIDAKVGVLKYSAEIRQNIYEEIV, translated from the coding sequence ATGCTGATTAATATATCAAAGGACTTGACCTTAAGCGATATTCCTTCTGCGTTGGTGGATGAAATAAAAGAGTCCTTAACCCTGATGAATCCTGCGTTTGTAAATGCCATGAAGTACGGACGTAACGCTAGACGTATTAAAAAGCACATCAAGATGTACACAGGCGATAGCAAAGGGCGTCTGCATTGTCCGCGAGGGTTCGGGATTGAGCTTCATAAGCTTGCTAAAGAAGCAGGTGAAGACATTATATATGAAGATAATAGACGTGAACTTGAACCCGTGGATTTTGTGTTCAAAGGAGAACTACGGCCCTATCAACAGGAAGCCCTTCAATCTTTTTCCCTGCCGACCCAAGGTGTTCTTGAAGCTGGAACTGGGGCTGGGAAAACCATTATGGCTCTGGCCTTGATTGCCGAGCGCAAGCAGCCTTGTCTTGTGATCGTCCACACAAAGGAACTGCTTCTGCAATGGGTAGAGAGGGCGCGTCAATTTTTAGGTATCGAAGTCGGACAGGTGGGCAACGGTAAGTTTAATATTCAACCTTTCACAGTTGCTACGATTCAGACAGCTCGGAATCGTTTAGAAAAGCTGACTCCGGTTTTCGGCCATGTAGTGGTTGATGAATGCCACCGGGCTCCCGCTAGTACCTTTCAGGAGGTTGTTACCTCTTTTGATGCAAAGTACCTGACTGGCCTTTCAGCTACGCCATATCGGAACGACGGTCTCGACCGTATGATAGACATGAGTCTTGGAAATGTTGTTCACCGGGTTGATCCTGAATTGCTTAGAGAGACAGGCGCAATTCTCAAGCCGGAAATACACACAGTTAATACTGCCTTCTCCTTTGTTGGTGATCCTTCAAATCAATATCCTCTAATGATGACAGCTATTGCTGAGGACTATGATCGCAACAGTCTAATAGCAGGTTGCGTGATTGGAGAACTTGAGCAGAATTCGGGGACCCTTTTGCTTGTTGCGGACAGAACTGCGCATCTTGACGCATTGGCTGGCATTTTAGAAGTTCAGGGTGTAAGTGTTTCCGTTCTGACCGGAAAAACTCCTGCAGGTGAACGAGAGGCGATTGTTGAGAATCTTAATGCTGGAAAAATTAAAGTACTGGCAAGCACAGCGTCACTCATAGGCGAAGGGTTTGATTGTTCCGGTTTATCTACTTTGTTCCTTTGTTCTCCGATCAAATCAAAAGGCAGGCTCGTGCAGATTATAGGTCGTATTTTAAGACCGGCTGACGGTAAGCGGCCACGGCTCTATGACTTCATTGACGCCAAAGTGGGAGTGCTCAAGTACAGTGCTGAAATTAGACAGAATATTTATGAAGAAATAGTTTAG
- a CDS encoding ATP-binding protein → MSSKNNIIISIILCSLFLSNHVFAAAHDSESIEKKSYNVLCLNQGISLTHWKLQMFTSCKVELTKLLGATVNLHIENISTKALQDIDLRQLLYKRYNGKVDFILTRRKVSSLKMIQKTFPGIPVIVTNLDKADESQIEQSPENIYTTITRICPTRTAKAMVRMLPHANRIIVIAGSDSFAEGLITHAKEEMKARLKGVNIEYWIGIPLADLLKRVHNLPTGNMILFLTMARDSINEHYTSNDVVMKIGAVAKVPVFGIASSYFQGNSIVGGYIDSATIVGGRAARSMASIAKGTPPPHVAELKNYGQYQFEWRQLQRWNISEDLLPVNSVIFNKPNSFFDLHPTAKYILASILTGALILIIAFIVYWKKRSVFINTITEKEKRYRSLFESSHLSLWEEDMSGLVPIIKRLKDKGVTNWIDFFEKHPEELQHCAEAVKIVDINKATLVLHEAESKEELFDNLAKTFSKRSWEVFGLEVASLAQGKRHLMVDGEIKTLTGKTLGILVYIDVLAGYEETLERVIVTIVDRTEKRNLEKELSQAQKLEAIGSLAAGVAHEINTPLQYINVNLSFISEAITEIKDLNDHESSLLVQEIHEAAKDSIAGTNNINAIVKAMKRLAHPSQGEIQTTDFNELIQTVIMLTQNEWKFHADVNFEPSEDLMMITCIPSKLSQVILNLIVNASHAIEASFKETSTKGIIDIKTYEESQYIVCEISDTGCGMSDDVLKNIFDPFYTTKEIGMGTGQGLSIALSIVNHHKGSLNVQSEIGSGTTFTIRLPVEPSEV, encoded by the coding sequence TTGAGTTCAAAAAATAATATTATCATATCGATTATTCTTTGCAGTCTATTCCTCTCCAATCATGTCTTTGCAGCTGCCCATGATTCTGAATCTATTGAAAAAAAGAGCTATAATGTTTTATGTCTAAATCAAGGAATATCACTTACTCACTGGAAACTTCAGATGTTTACATCGTGCAAGGTAGAATTGACCAAATTGCTCGGCGCAACCGTCAATTTACATATTGAAAACATATCAACAAAAGCTTTACAAGACATAGATCTGCGTCAACTTCTATACAAACGATACAACGGCAAAGTAGACTTCATCCTTACTCGCCGCAAAGTCTCTAGCTTAAAAATGATACAAAAAACATTTCCAGGCATTCCAGTCATAGTTACCAATCTTGACAAAGCAGATGAATCACAAATCGAACAATCTCCAGAAAACATATACACTACCATCACGAGAATATGCCCCACCAGAACGGCTAAAGCTATGGTCCGGATGCTTCCGCATGCCAATCGCATTATTGTCATAGCAGGTAGCGATTCATTCGCAGAAGGACTCATAACTCATGCCAAAGAAGAGATGAAGGCACGCCTTAAGGGAGTGAACATCGAATACTGGATTGGTATCCCACTTGCCGATCTTCTAAAGCGTGTTCATAATCTTCCAACTGGCAACATGATTCTATTTCTTACCATGGCCCGAGATTCAATAAATGAGCACTACACCTCAAACGATGTTGTCATGAAAATTGGGGCGGTGGCCAAAGTTCCGGTATTTGGTATTGCAAGCAGCTATTTTCAAGGAAACAGCATTGTTGGCGGTTATATCGACTCCGCGACTATAGTAGGAGGAAGAGCGGCTAGAAGCATGGCCTCCATTGCAAAGGGCACTCCCCCGCCCCACGTTGCTGAGCTTAAAAACTATGGACAGTACCAATTCGAGTGGCGACAACTACAGCGCTGGAATATTAGTGAAGATCTTCTCCCGGTCAACTCCGTAATTTTCAACAAACCGAACTCATTTTTTGACCTACACCCTACAGCAAAATACATACTTGCCTCTATCTTAACTGGCGCCCTAATTTTAATTATTGCTTTTATTGTGTATTGGAAAAAACGTTCGGTATTCATCAATACGATAACTGAAAAGGAAAAACGGTATAGAAGTCTGTTCGAGTCCTCTCATCTATCATTATGGGAAGAAGATATGAGCGGACTCGTTCCGATCATTAAAAGACTTAAGGACAAAGGAGTTACAAACTGGATTGATTTTTTTGAAAAACACCCAGAAGAACTTCAACACTGTGCTGAAGCAGTAAAAATAGTAGACATAAACAAAGCCACCCTCGTACTTCATGAAGCAGAATCCAAAGAAGAGCTATTTGATAATCTTGCAAAAACATTCTCGAAAAGGTCATGGGAAGTATTCGGACTTGAAGTGGCGTCCTTAGCTCAAGGTAAAAGACATCTAATGGTCGATGGAGAAATAAAAACTCTCACCGGCAAGACGCTGGGTATTCTCGTATACATAGATGTGCTAGCCGGATATGAAGAAACTCTTGAGCGGGTGATTGTGACTATCGTCGACAGAACGGAAAAACGAAATCTCGAAAAAGAATTGTCTCAAGCGCAAAAATTGGAAGCTATAGGTTCATTGGCCGCTGGCGTGGCTCACGAAATTAATACTCCACTACAATACATCAATGTAAACCTGAGTTTCATCAGCGAAGCGATTACAGAAATCAAAGACCTGAATGACCATGAGAGCTCATTATTGGTTCAGGAAATTCATGAAGCGGCGAAAGACTCTATTGCGGGAACAAATAACATTAATGCCATTGTTAAGGCCATGAAAAGACTTGCCCACCCGTCACAAGGCGAGATTCAAACTACGGATTTTAATGAGCTAATACAAACAGTTATTATGCTAACCCAGAATGAATGGAAGTTCCATGCGGATGTCAATTTCGAACCCAGCGAAGACCTTATGATGATAACCTGTATTCCAAGCAAACTATCTCAAGTTATCTTAAATTTAATAGTTAATGCCAGCCATGCAATAGAAGCTAGTTTCAAAGAAACAAGTACGAAAGGTATTATAGATATTAAAACATATGAGGAAAGCCAGTATATTGTGTGTGAAATTTCTGACACAGGATGTGGCATGTCTGACGATGTTTTAAAAAATATATTCGACCCCTTCTACACCACGAAAGAAATCGGCATGGGTACAGGACAAGGACTCTCGATAGCCCTTTCAATCGTTAATCACCACAAAGGCTCACTAAATGTCCAATCAGAAATAGGATCAGGAACCACTTTCACAATTCGTTTACCTGTTGAACCATCAGAGGTTTAG
- a CDS encoding PAS domain S-box protein: MPQQKKSLALLAAIMVIIATSLSLAGSKLLYETSLTEQRHRLHELVQSQASLAKVLFQHYERIDNKLNIGFDIDKAIRKLASAQREFKIQSKSGEFTVAQNTNGHIKFLIVNGDVVLPESPLRKVTFDSKEAIPMKKALKLSSGTIIGLDYKDKEVLAAYTPMKMGDLTLGMVAKIDMKELRNPFIITNIKILVIGIILIAIGIFLFKKFSEPLIIELEEREREYRELVENVNMIILKVASDGSIIFANQFAKSLFVQDRNIVGLNILDLLSGEDISDEIDNKDVCFKVFFGDGKVATERPFETSDGKIRWIAWRAWQKEGVDGAPNELLCIGNDITAKYVAQMSLQNSEFQYRNLFENAPLAMVHFDSTGMITDCNNIFIEMMGAPREKLIGFNVAESKRSQMRAALTVALNGEQSTYEDLYTSVTGGKTTFIHAIFNPVKSLSSQIEVIATLEDISTRKKIEHELLDSEERFREIINAAPVGMIISDFDDQLIFANKRVSELTGIKTNDSNSKSWIDLLHPEDVTVVTDKWSRGNFVNRKPLEVRFINDSVSVWTIAHSVNLEHQIDSNPCYVVTFTNISVLKESEEQQKRLIAAIEQSIESIVITNTSGIITYVNPAFEKISGYTKSEAVGQNSNILKSSEQTQEFYTNLWKTISQGNIWSGQFVNRNKEGKSYTQEATICPVRNENGQIINYVGVARDISKQLIVEAQLRQAQKLESIGELAAGIAHEINTPTQYVSSNMKFLEDSFVDLMTMVTSCDTAFKSLAEGKPQSEVLQYKNDHFNADDFEFLSEDVPKAIEESVEGLKRISKIVQSIKQLAHPGETHKGFFDLNNIIKDAVTVSSNEWKYVAEIDLQLEESLPQIQCMKGEMGQVLLNLIINSAHAIEAKGSSEKGTISITTKHDATHAILEVADTGSGMSSQVIERAFDPFFTTKEVGKGTGQGLAIAHNVIANIHKGNISVESKEGVGTKFLIQLPFTE, translated from the coding sequence ATGCCCCAACAAAAAAAGAGCTTAGCTCTCTTGGCAGCAATAATGGTTATCATTGCAACTTCTTTGTCTCTTGCAGGGTCTAAGCTTCTGTATGAAACCTCATTGACCGAACAAAGGCATCGCCTTCATGAACTTGTTCAAAGTCAGGCCAGCTTAGCAAAAGTGCTATTCCAACACTATGAGAGAATAGATAATAAACTTAATATCGGATTTGATATTGATAAAGCTATCAGAAAGCTTGCTTCAGCACAGAGAGAATTCAAGATACAAAGCAAAAGCGGTGAATTCACAGTAGCTCAAAACACCAACGGCCATATTAAATTTCTCATTGTAAACGGCGATGTAGTTCTCCCCGAAAGCCCTCTCAGGAAAGTTACTTTTGACTCTAAAGAAGCAATCCCCATGAAAAAAGCCCTGAAACTATCCTCAGGAACAATAATCGGTCTTGACTATAAAGATAAAGAAGTTCTTGCGGCTTATACTCCGATGAAAATGGGAGATTTGACACTAGGGATGGTAGCTAAAATTGATATGAAAGAACTCAGAAATCCGTTCATTATTACAAATATCAAGATCTTGGTCATTGGAATAATACTGATTGCCATAGGAATATTTCTCTTTAAAAAATTTAGCGAACCATTAATCATTGAACTTGAAGAACGCGAGCGAGAATATAGAGAACTTGTTGAAAATGTAAATATGATCATTTTAAAAGTAGCAAGCGACGGCAGTATTATCTTCGCTAACCAGTTCGCAAAATCACTGTTTGTCCAAGATCGAAACATTGTAGGTTTAAATATTCTTGACCTTTTATCCGGAGAGGATATTTCAGATGAAATAGATAATAAAGATGTATGTTTTAAAGTTTTTTTTGGGGATGGAAAAGTAGCCACTGAACGGCCATTTGAAACATCAGATGGAAAAATAAGATGGATTGCCTGGAGAGCGTGGCAAAAAGAGGGAGTAGACGGTGCGCCGAATGAATTGCTATGTATCGGAAACGATATCACAGCAAAATATGTAGCACAGATGAGCCTGCAAAACAGTGAATTTCAGTACCGCAATTTATTTGAAAACGCCCCTCTAGCAATGGTACATTTTGACTCCACAGGAATGATAACTGATTGTAACAACATATTTATTGAAATGATGGGCGCCCCCCGAGAAAAACTGATCGGCTTCAATGTAGCGGAATCTAAACGTTCACAAATGCGTGCAGCATTAACCGTAGCATTAAATGGCGAGCAATCCACATATGAAGATTTATACACTTCAGTTACTGGCGGAAAAACAACATTTATCCATGCAATCTTTAACCCGGTGAAGAGCCTAAGTTCTCAAATAGAAGTTATTGCAACTCTGGAAGACATATCCACAAGAAAAAAAATTGAACATGAGCTACTTGATAGTGAAGAACGTTTCCGCGAAATCATCAATGCTGCTCCTGTAGGAATGATCATTTCTGACTTCGACGACCAGCTGATTTTTGCTAACAAGAGGGTATCTGAACTGACAGGAATTAAAACTAACGATTCAAATTCTAAAAGTTGGATTGATCTGCTGCACCCCGAAGACGTGACTGTAGTCACCGATAAGTGGAGCAGAGGAAATTTCGTAAATCGAAAACCACTTGAAGTAAGGTTCATAAATGATTCAGTTAGTGTGTGGACAATAGCCCATAGCGTAAATCTTGAGCATCAAATAGACAGCAACCCGTGCTATGTTGTTACCTTTACCAACATTTCAGTACTAAAGGAATCTGAAGAACAACAAAAAAGACTGATTGCAGCAATTGAGCAATCTATTGAATCCATCGTTATTACGAATACGTCCGGAATAATTACATATGTAAATCCAGCTTTTGAAAAAATCAGCGGTTACACGAAATCAGAAGCCGTTGGCCAGAATTCCAATATTCTTAAAAGCTCTGAGCAGACCCAAGAGTTCTATACAAATTTATGGAAAACTATATCACAAGGAAATATTTGGAGCGGCCAATTCGTTAACAGAAACAAAGAAGGCAAATCCTATACTCAGGAAGCAACGATATGTCCGGTTCGTAACGAGAATGGCCAAATAATAAACTATGTAGGTGTTGCCCGTGATATTTCGAAACAATTGATAGTGGAAGCGCAACTACGGCAAGCTCAAAAACTAGAATCAATAGGTGAACTTGCTGCAGGTATTGCTCATGAAATCAATACACCGACGCAGTATGTCAGCTCTAATATGAAATTCCTTGAAGATAGCTTTGTAGATTTAATGACAATGGTCACAAGTTGCGACACAGCATTTAAAAGTCTTGCCGAAGGAAAGCCACAGTCTGAAGTTCTCCAATATAAAAACGACCATTTTAATGCTGATGATTTTGAATTCTTATCTGAAGACGTTCCAAAAGCTATCGAAGAATCTGTAGAAGGATTAAAGAGAATCTCGAAAATTGTTCAATCCATCAAGCAACTGGCTCACCCCGGAGAAACACATAAAGGATTCTTTGATCTCAACAACATAATCAAAGATGCTGTAACGGTTTCATCTAATGAGTGGAAATATGTGGCTGAAATAGATCTCCAACTAGAAGAAAGCCTTCCTCAAATACAATGTATGAAGGGTGAAATGGGCCAAGTACTGCTTAATTTGATCATCAATAGTGCTCATGCAATTGAAGCAAAGGGTAGCAGCGAAAAGGGTACTATTTCTATTACAACAAAACATGATGCAACCCATGCGATCCTTGAAGTTGCGGACACGGGCTCAGGAATGTCTAGCCAAGTAATAGAGAGAGCTTTTGATCCATTCTTTACAACTAAAGAAGTAGGTAAAGGAACAGGACAGGGTCTTGCCATTGCGCATAATGTAATTGCTAATATTCACAAAGGAAATATTAGCGTAGAGTCGAAAGAAGGAGTAGGAACTAAATTTTTAATTCAGCTTCCTTTCACCGAGTAA
- a CDS encoding response regulator, with protein MGNIISVLFVDDEPNVLTSIKRMLRFKRNEWDIEFAESGEEALDLFDKKIFDVVVSDIRMPGMDGAELLTRLKDEYPGVIRIALSGQVGLSEVVRSIRAVHQYISKPCDAETLVTKIESALKSREILTDPAMQRLVTEIDALPVIPSVFKSIEDELRKEEPSISKIANLISKDVGLVAKILKLINSPYFGLPSNIKSISQAISLLGLETIKTLILGTHLFSMYDEKALPKLSLSLLWEHSFRVSNIARLIAEKENLDKNTIIQVRMAGLLHDVGKLILAYSFPEKYSQVLDKIRETKDPINRCELSVFGTTHAQIGAYLMGLWGMSGEVVHGIGYHHSYDKCDLSIPMIVSVADMIDHQCVIINPDYGRIVIDESVLPPSSNAKLEEWISHISLHWQGITDFNVLDSDVIEHLRK; from the coding sequence ATGGGTAATATAATTTCGGTTCTTTTTGTTGATGATGAACCCAATGTGTTAACATCAATTAAACGAATGTTACGTTTCAAAAGAAACGAATGGGATATTGAATTTGCCGAGTCTGGTGAAGAAGCTTTGGATTTATTTGACAAAAAAATCTTTGACGTAGTTGTTTCAGATATAAGAATGCCAGGAATGGATGGTGCGGAACTACTTACCCGTTTGAAAGATGAGTATCCTGGAGTTATCAGGATTGCTTTGTCTGGGCAGGTCGGGTTGAGTGAAGTTGTGCGCAGCATTCGGGCTGTTCATCAATATATTTCAAAACCATGCGATGCGGAAACTTTGGTTACTAAGATCGAAAGTGCGCTCAAATCTCGAGAAATATTGACTGATCCTGCAATGCAAAGATTGGTAACTGAAATTGATGCTCTACCTGTGATTCCCAGCGTTTTCAAATCTATAGAGGATGAGTTGCGGAAAGAAGAACCGTCCATTTCCAAAATAGCAAATTTGATATCCAAGGACGTTGGGCTTGTAGCTAAGATTTTGAAATTGATTAATTCTCCCTATTTTGGACTGCCTTCAAATATTAAATCGATTTCTCAAGCGATAAGTTTATTGGGGCTTGAAACAATTAAGACATTGATACTCGGGACACATCTTTTTTCGATGTACGACGAAAAAGCTTTGCCTAAATTGTCATTGAGTTTGCTTTGGGAACATAGTTTTCGCGTCTCAAATATTGCCCGACTTATTGCTGAAAAGGAAAACCTTGATAAGAATACAATAATACAGGTGCGTATGGCAGGATTGCTCCATGATGTGGGCAAGCTTATTTTGGCTTATAGTTTCCCAGAAAAATATTCGCAGGTTCTTGATAAAATTAGGGAAACTAAAGATCCTATAAATAGATGTGAACTGTCAGTTTTTGGAACAACGCATGCTCAAATAGGTGCGTATTTGATGGGGCTTTGGGGGATGAGTGGGGAAGTTGTTCATGGAATAGGGTATCATCATTCATATGATAAATGTGATCTTAGTATACCAATGATTGTTTCAGTTGCTGATATGATTGATCATCAATGTGTAATTATCAACCCTGACTACGGAAGAATTGTAATTGATGAATCGGTACTACCCCCATCGAGTAATGCTAAACTTGAAGAATGGATCTCTCATATTTCCCTGCATTGGCAAGGTATAACAGATTTTAATGTTCTTGATTCTGATGTGATTGAACATCTCCGGAAGTAG
- a CDS encoding HD domain-containing phosphohydrolase: protein MKARILLVDDEPNVLSSLKRQLRGAYEVDTESDPAMALVSLQSAKPYAAIVSDYRMPKMNGIEFLKGVKRIRPDTTRLMLTGYADLENAMRAVNDGHVFRFLTKPCDKETLLESLKEAVKQYELVTGKRILLERTLKGSVELLSEITALVNPEAGARINRARRYVKYLAKKKGANDLWRYDIATMLSQLGTLILPPDTLDDLLSGKELTAEQEQMFEMHPVIAKSLVAKLPRMEAIAEMIAYQLKGFDGSGTPRDALKGERIPLGGRVLRIALDYDLYLNVEENASAAFRRLEDQAELYDPELLYYLEGLLGVEAHYEVKKLYKGDLHPGMILYDDILSNQGALLLRKSLELDKDKIDRIIMFAEKVGIREPIDVLVPN, encoded by the coding sequence ATGAAAGCGCGAATTTTACTTGTTGATGATGAGCCTAATGTTCTCTCTTCACTGAAAAGACAACTTCGGGGCGCTTATGAAGTTGATACCGAGTCTGATCCGGCAATGGCTTTAGTTAGCCTGCAGAGTGCAAAGCCGTATGCAGCTATAGTTTCAGATTATCGTATGCCCAAAATGAACGGCATTGAGTTTCTCAAAGGAGTCAAAAGGATTAGGCCCGATACAACCCGTTTGATGTTAACTGGATATGCAGACTTAGAAAACGCGATGAGGGCTGTAAACGATGGCCATGTATTTAGGTTTTTAACAAAGCCTTGTGATAAGGAGACGCTGCTTGAAAGTCTTAAGGAGGCTGTAAAGCAGTATGAACTTGTCACCGGTAAAAGAATCCTGCTTGAGAGAACTCTGAAGGGCAGTGTCGAATTGCTCAGTGAAATAACAGCACTCGTGAATCCGGAAGCTGGAGCCAGAATTAACAGAGCGAGAAGATATGTTAAATATCTTGCTAAGAAAAAAGGCGCTAATGATCTCTGGCGGTATGATATCGCGACGATGCTTTCTCAATTAGGCACCCTTATTTTGCCTCCAGATACTTTGGACGATCTCTTGTCAGGGAAAGAACTTACAGCTGAACAAGAACAAATGTTCGAAATGCATCCAGTTATTGCCAAAAGTCTTGTGGCAAAATTACCCAGAATGGAAGCGATCGCAGAAATGATAGCCTACCAATTAAAAGGTTTTGATGGATCTGGAACACCTAGAGATGCTCTAAAAGGTGAAAGAATTCCTCTAGGAGGAAGAGTTCTCAGAATTGCACTGGATTACGATCTGTATTTAAATGTCGAAGAGAATGCGAGCGCCGCATTTAGAAGGCTTGAAGATCAAGCTGAGCTGTATGATCCTGAACTTCTCTATTACCTTGAGGGACTTCTTGGAGTTGAAGCTCACTACGAAGTTAAAAAGCTTTATAAAGGGGACCTGCATCCGGGTATGATTCTTTATGATGATATCCTTTCGAATCAGGGGGCATTGCTGTTAAGGAAAAGCCTCGAGCTTGATAAAGATAAGATTGATCGGATAATTATGTTTGCGGAAAAAGTGGGTATTAGAGAACCTATAGATGTATTGGTCCCTAATTAG
- a CDS encoding HD domain-containing phosphohydrolase: MIDAFHGENKILFVDDEINILNSYKRTLRSYFSVSTALGGKEALRIMGEEGPFSVVVSDIKMPQMDGIELLSKIRTKYPDSIRMVLTGFADLEIAIGAVNHGDIFRFLTKPCQTEDLVKAVEAGVQQYRMVHASRELEAVRRIKKGLEGTIRAFTRVVELRDPYTAGHMDRTADIATKISTSLGLSSDQIQGLQLAALVHDIGKVAVPTGILNKPDSLTEAEFSIIKTHPLIGAEIFETMETEWPIQRIILEHHERIDGSGYPHGLKCDEILLESKIVSVADFIDATMTDRPYRKSMEREKVIAKLKKNSGIKLDKRSADIGIYLIQEGVVSPSVK; encoded by the coding sequence ATGATAGATGCTTTTCATGGAGAAAATAAGATTCTTTTTGTAGATGACGAGATTAATATTCTTAATAGCTACAAAAGAACACTAAGGTCATACTTCTCCGTTTCAACCGCACTTGGTGGTAAAGAAGCCCTCAGAATCATGGGTGAAGAGGGGCCGTTTTCTGTGGTTGTATCTGATATTAAAATGCCGCAGATGGACGGGATAGAATTACTTTCTAAAATACGGACTAAATACCCCGACTCTATACGAATGGTACTTACCGGATTTGCGGATTTAGAAATTGCCATCGGAGCTGTAAACCATGGCGATATATTTAGATTCCTAACTAAGCCATGCCAGACTGAGGACTTAGTAAAAGCTGTAGAGGCTGGTGTTCAACAATATCGAATGGTCCATGCATCTAGGGAATTGGAAGCTGTTCGGAGAATTAAAAAAGGACTAGAAGGAACCATTAGAGCATTTACCAGAGTTGTTGAACTTAGAGACCCTTATACTGCCGGTCATATGGATAGAACTGCCGATATTGCTACGAAAATTTCTACATCCCTTGGACTTAGCTCAGATCAAATTCAAGGTCTGCAACTTGCTGCTTTGGTTCATGATATTGGTAAAGTTGCTGTTCCAACTGGAATTCTAAATAAACCTGACTCCCTAACAGAAGCTGAATTTTCAATAATCAAGACACATCCTCTTATTGGGGCGGAAATATTTGAAACAATGGAAACAGAATGGCCGATACAAAGAATAATTCTTGAACATCATGAACGTATTGATGGGTCAGGGTATCCGCATGGATTAAAGTGTGATGAGATCCTTTTGGAATCAAAAATTGTATCTGTTGCTGACTTTATTGATGCCACTATGACTGACCGTCCATACAGGAAAAGTATGGAAAGAGAAAAAGTGATAGCGAAGCTTAAAAAAAATAGTGGCATAAAATTAGATAAAAGAAGCGCAGATATAGGTATTTATCTTATCCAGGAAGGGGTGGTGTCGCCCTCTGTTAAATAG